From the genome of uncultured Pseudodesulfovibrio sp., one region includes:
- a CDS encoding DUF6485 family protein, producing the protein MKKKDQCPRSKINEQYCTCTYNCDKHGICCECLHYHRQRGELPACYFSKEEEKTYNRSVEFFIQRRS; encoded by the coding sequence ATGAAAAAGAAGGATCAGTGCCCGCGATCGAAAATCAACGAGCAATATTGTACCTGCACCTATAATTGCGACAAGCACGGCATCTGTTGTGAATGTCTGCACTACCATCGGCAGCGGGGCGAGTTGCCCGCCTGCTACTTCAGCAAGGAAGAGGAAAAGACCTACAATCGGTCCGTGGAATTCTTCATCCAACGCAGGTCCTGA